A single genomic interval of Bacteroidales bacterium harbors:
- a CDS encoding phosphatidate cytidylyltransferase, which yields SRNISPQKSWEGVAGGLFFTILAALIIFYLTSHLNMVIWIILAIIVSVAGTFGDLTVSSVKRSAGVKESGHLIPGHGGALDRFDSALFIIPLAYAFLKLIL from the coding sequence TCCCGGAACATCTCCCCGCAAAAAAGCTGGGAAGGAGTGGCCGGAGGCCTTTTCTTTACCATACTGGCGGCACTGATCATTTTTTACCTAACCAGCCATCTGAATATGGTAATATGGATTATTCTGGCAATCATTGTGAGTGTGGCGGGTACTTTTGGCGATCTTACCGTATCATCTGTTAAAAGAAGCGCCGGGGTGAAAGAATCAGGCCACCTGATTCCCGGACATGGCGGAGCCCTTGATCGATTCGATTCGGCCTTATTCATTATTCCCCTGGCCTATGCCTTCCTAAAGCTTATATTATGA
- a CDS encoding phosphatidylserine decarboxylase family protein: MHIHKEGYRVIRWFLIILLVLNITLILLPGRPLYSWIIGGLSLILLFLVIRFFRVPSRTAPLDDLNILSPADGRVVAIEQTTEYEYLKGERIQISIFMSIWNIHVNWHPISGTVEYFRYHPGQFLIAKHPKSSLNNERTSIAVKKDEEKIIMVRQIAGAVARRIVSYITHGAKVDQAGQIGIIKFGSRVDIFLPLDVQLNIKRKDKVKGQSTILAQWKK; this comes from the coding sequence ATGCATATACATAAAGAAGGATATAGGGTAATCAGGTGGTTTCTCATCATTTTGCTGGTTTTAAACATTACCTTAATTTTACTGCCTGGAAGACCCCTTTATTCATGGATCATTGGAGGATTATCCCTGATATTACTTTTTTTGGTCATTCGTTTTTTCAGAGTACCCTCACGGACAGCTCCATTGGATGATTTAAACATCCTCTCCCCGGCCGACGGCAGGGTGGTCGCTATAGAACAAACTACTGAATACGAATACCTTAAAGGTGAAAGAATACAGATTTCCATATTCATGTCTATATGGAACATTCATGTGAACTGGCACCCCATTAGCGGCACGGTTGAATATTTCAGGTATCATCCCGGACAATTCCTTATAGCAAAACACCCCAAATCATCTTTGAACAATGAGCGAACCAGCATCGCTGTGAAAAAAGATGAAGAAAAGATCATCATGGTCAGACAAATTGCAGGAGCAGTGGCCCGCAGAATTGTCAGCTATATAACCCATGGGGCTAAGGTTGACCAGGCCGGTCAGATTGGCATTATCAAATTCGGATCACGGGTGGATATCTTTCTGCCGTTGGATGTGCAATTGAATATCAAACGAAAAGA